A stretch of Allostreptomyces psammosilenae DNA encodes these proteins:
- a CDS encoding DUF1707 SHOCT-like domain-containing protein: MSHPTPWEPKDPSEQRVSHEEREQVAEVLRIAAGDGRLTLEELDERLEACFSARTYADLSRLVADLPGQALAGQRLQPPAQVRPKDVVRVKRAGGHLRYEGAWVVPRRLEAEVYGGNVLLDFTSATVAEPVTEVDLRLQGGNLRLVLPDGYAVDADEVEILGGSVVRRRAADLPADTPVVHRIVVTGQLVGGNVVVLPSRPARRPGRLRRMLGRR; the protein is encoded by the coding sequence ATGAGTCATCCGACGCCGTGGGAGCCCAAGGACCCTTCGGAACAGCGGGTCTCGCACGAGGAGCGCGAGCAGGTGGCCGAGGTGCTGCGGATCGCCGCCGGTGACGGGCGGTTGACGCTGGAGGAGCTCGACGAGCGGTTGGAGGCGTGCTTCTCCGCCCGCACCTACGCCGACCTGTCCCGGCTGGTGGCCGACCTGCCGGGGCAGGCACTGGCGGGGCAGCGGCTCCAGCCGCCGGCGCAGGTCCGGCCGAAGGACGTGGTGCGCGTCAAACGGGCCGGCGGCCACCTCCGGTACGAGGGGGCCTGGGTGGTGCCGCGGAGGCTGGAGGCGGAGGTGTACGGCGGCAACGTGCTGCTCGACTTCACCTCCGCGACCGTCGCCGAGCCGGTCACCGAGGTGGACCTGCGCCTGCAGGGCGGCAACCTTCGCCTCGTCCTCCCGGACGGCTACGCGGTGGACGCCGACGAGGTGGAGATCCTGGGCGGCTCCGTGGTCCGGCGCCGCGCCGCGGACCTGCCGGCGGACACTCCGGTCGTGCACCGGATCGTCGTCACCGGGCAGCTCGTCGGCGGCAACGTGGTGGTCCTCCCGTCCAGGCCCGCGCGCCGGCCCGGCCGCCTGCGCAGGATGCTGGGCCGGCGCTGA
- a CDS encoding hotdog fold thioesterase, whose protein sequence is MPGLGPDQDLVTRMGIRILEATPQRLVATMPVDGNRQPYGLLHGGASAVLAETLGSVGAALHAGEGRIAVGIELNATHHRSATSGLVTGTATPLQLGRTLASYEIVITDEQDRRVCTARLSCLIRDAG, encoded by the coding sequence ATGCCCGGCCTGGGCCCGGACCAGGACCTGGTGACCCGCATGGGCATCCGCATCCTGGAGGCGACCCCGCAGCGCCTGGTCGCCACCATGCCGGTCGACGGCAACCGCCAGCCGTACGGCCTGCTGCACGGCGGCGCCTCCGCCGTGCTGGCCGAGACGCTCGGCTCGGTGGGCGCCGCCCTGCACGCCGGCGAGGGCCGCATCGCGGTCGGCATCGAACTGAACGCCACCCACCACCGCTCGGCCACCAGCGGCCTGGTCACCGGCACCGCGACCCCGCTGCAGCTGGGCCGCACCCTGGCGTCCTACGAGATCGTGATCACGGACGAGCAGGACCGCCGGGTGTGCACCGCGCGCCTGTCCTGCCTGATCCGCGACGCCGGCTGA
- the polA gene encoding DNA polymerase I, with protein MLLDGHSLAYRAFFALPAENFSTTSGQTTNAIYGFISMMVNTVRDEAPTHLAVAFDVSRETFRREKFPEYKANRTTTPDEFRGQVELIGELLDAMSVPRLAVPGYEADDVIATLATEAAAAGYEVLVLTGDRDSLQLVNDHITVLYPTRGVSELTRFTPERVEEKYGLTPAQYPDFAALRGDPSDNLPGIPGVGEKTAAKWIRQFGSFADLVDRVDEVKGKAGDNLRAHLESVKMNRELTELVRDVELPLRLADLGRAAYDRPMLDGVLEVLEFRNPNFRERLYAVDPGAAAGAAEHAIAADGVQIDGTRLATGQLAGWLAEHAAGTAPVGLAARTSWALGTGRVQEMALALADGVACWFEPSELDADDERALVAWLADADRPKVLHQAKHLLRVLPEHGWPEIAGIAFDTALAAYLAKPGRRSFALEDLAQEYLARELHAPAGDDGQLTLDADGSEAADTLMLHAHALLDLADGLRPKLEADGATELLRDVELPLARLLARMERTGIAADRAWLGTLEQQFAAEVQQSVEAAHDVVGEPFNLGSTKQLQEILFGKLGLPKTKKTKTGWTTDADALAWLATQTDHELPVIMLRHRDRTKLRSTVEGLIKTVASDGRIHTTYQQTVAATGRLSSTDPNLQNIPVRTEEGRRIRRAFVVGEGHDALLTADYSQIELRIMAHVSEDEALIEAFTSGEDLHTTVASQVFGVAPTAVDPEMRRRIKAMSYGLAYGLSAFGLSQQLGIGADEARRLMDTYFERFGGVRDYLHRVVEEARVTGYTSTLLGRRRYLPDLNSDNRQRREMAERMALNAPIQGSAADIVKVAMLRVDDALRESGLRSRMLLQVHDEVVLELVPGERERVEELVVREMAGAYPLRAPLDVSVGVGPNWEDAAH; from the coding sequence ATGCTGCTGGACGGGCACTCGCTCGCCTACCGCGCCTTCTTCGCGCTGCCCGCGGAGAACTTCTCCACCACCAGCGGCCAGACCACCAACGCCATCTACGGCTTCATCTCCATGATGGTGAACACGGTCCGCGACGAGGCCCCCACCCACCTCGCGGTGGCCTTCGACGTCTCCCGGGAGACCTTCCGCCGCGAGAAGTTCCCCGAGTACAAGGCCAACCGGACGACCACCCCCGACGAGTTCCGCGGCCAGGTGGAGCTGATCGGCGAGCTGCTCGACGCCATGTCGGTGCCCCGCCTGGCCGTGCCCGGCTACGAGGCCGACGACGTCATCGCCACCCTGGCCACCGAGGCCGCCGCCGCCGGCTACGAGGTGCTGGTCCTCACCGGGGACCGCGACTCCCTCCAGCTCGTCAACGACCACATCACCGTCCTGTACCCCACCCGGGGGGTCTCCGAGCTCACCCGCTTCACCCCCGAACGGGTGGAGGAGAAGTACGGCCTCACCCCCGCCCAGTACCCCGACTTCGCGGCGCTGCGCGGCGACCCCTCCGACAACCTCCCCGGCATCCCCGGCGTCGGCGAGAAGACCGCCGCCAAGTGGATCCGGCAGTTCGGCTCCTTCGCCGACCTCGTCGACCGGGTCGACGAGGTCAAGGGCAAGGCGGGCGACAACCTCCGCGCCCACCTGGAGTCGGTCAAGATGAACCGCGAGCTCACCGAGCTGGTGCGGGACGTCGAGCTGCCGCTGCGCCTGGCCGACCTGGGCCGCGCCGCCTACGACCGCCCGATGCTGGACGGCGTCCTGGAGGTCCTGGAGTTCCGCAACCCCAACTTCCGCGAACGCCTCTACGCGGTCGACCCGGGCGCCGCGGCCGGCGCCGCCGAGCACGCCATCGCGGCCGACGGCGTCCAGATCGACGGCACGCGGCTGGCCACCGGCCAGCTCGCCGGCTGGCTCGCCGAGCACGCCGCCGGCACCGCCCCCGTCGGCCTGGCCGCCCGCACCAGCTGGGCGCTGGGCACCGGCCGGGTGCAGGAGATGGCGCTCGCCCTCGCCGACGGCGTCGCCTGCTGGTTCGAGCCCTCCGAGCTGGACGCCGACGACGAGCGCGCCCTGGTGGCCTGGCTCGCCGACGCCGACCGCCCCAAGGTGCTGCACCAGGCCAAGCACCTGCTGCGGGTCCTGCCCGAGCACGGCTGGCCGGAGATCGCCGGCATCGCCTTCGACACCGCCCTGGCCGCCTACCTGGCCAAGCCCGGCCGCCGCTCCTTCGCCCTGGAGGACCTCGCCCAGGAGTACCTGGCCCGCGAATTGCACGCCCCCGCCGGGGACGACGGCCAGCTCACCCTGGACGCCGACGGCTCCGAGGCCGCCGACACCCTGATGCTGCACGCCCACGCCCTGCTCGACCTGGCCGACGGGCTCCGCCCCAAGCTGGAGGCCGACGGCGCGACCGAGCTGCTGCGCGACGTCGAACTCCCGCTGGCCCGGCTGCTCGCCCGCATGGAGCGCACCGGCATCGCCGCCGACCGCGCCTGGCTCGGCACCCTGGAGCAGCAGTTCGCCGCCGAGGTGCAGCAGAGCGTGGAGGCCGCCCACGACGTCGTCGGGGAGCCGTTCAACCTCGGCTCCACCAAGCAGCTCCAGGAGATCCTCTTCGGCAAGCTGGGCCTGCCCAAGACGAAGAAGACCAAGACCGGCTGGACGACCGACGCCGACGCCCTGGCCTGGCTCGCCACCCAGACCGACCACGAGCTCCCGGTCATCATGCTGCGCCACCGGGACCGCACCAAGCTGCGCTCCACGGTGGAGGGCCTGATCAAGACCGTCGCCTCGGACGGCCGGATCCACACCACCTACCAGCAGACGGTCGCCGCCACCGGACGGCTCTCCTCGACCGACCCCAACCTGCAGAACATCCCGGTGCGCACCGAGGAGGGGCGCCGCATCCGGCGCGCCTTCGTCGTCGGCGAGGGCCACGACGCCCTGCTGACGGCGGACTACAGCCAGATCGAGCTGCGCATCATGGCCCACGTCTCCGAGGACGAGGCGCTGATCGAGGCGTTCACCAGCGGCGAGGACCTGCACACCACGGTGGCCTCCCAGGTGTTCGGGGTCGCCCCCACGGCCGTCGACCCGGAGATGCGGCGCCGCATCAAGGCCATGTCCTACGGCCTGGCCTACGGCCTCTCCGCGTTCGGCCTGTCCCAGCAGCTCGGCATCGGGGCCGACGAGGCCCGCCGGCTGATGGACACCTACTTCGAGCGCTTCGGCGGCGTCCGCGACTACCTGCACCGCGTGGTGGAGGAGGCCCGGGTGACCGGCTACACCTCCACGCTGCTCGGCCGCCGCCGCTACCTGCCGGACCTCAACAGCGACAACCGGCAGCGGCGCGAGATGGCCGAGCGGATGGCGCTGAACGCCCCGATCCAGGGCTCGGCCGCGGACATCGTCAAGGTGGCGATGCTCCGGGTCGACGACGCCCTGCGGGAGTCCGGGCTGCGCAGCCGGATGCTGCTCCAGGTGCACGACGAGGTGGTGCTGGAGCTGGTCCCGGGCGAGCGTGAGCGGGTCGAGGAACTGGTGGTCCGGGAGATGGCCGGCGCCTACCCGCTGCGCGCCCCGCTCGACGTCTCGGTCGGCGTCGGCCCCAACTGGGAGGACGCCGCCCACTAG
- a CDS encoding lytic transglycosylase domain-containing protein: MVRRQAAGAAAAALALAALSTSNADTLRPDLSGAETSSTGQPGAEALTDGPPRPFLTELPPLIPEGGLPGTVRPGETPTAGPTAPGATTITSGGIPASALAAYQQAALTVNAEQPGCNLDWQLLAAIGKVESNHARGGAVDVAGTTASPILGPRLDGNGFALIRDTDGGAYDGDAELDRAVGPMQFIPSTWAGWGSDGNGDGVRDPNNIQDATLAAGRYLCANGRDLGTAEGLRQGILSYNRSEEYLNTVLAWYDYYREGATPIPDAAAAGGVPSGGPTGGASPTPGAGTTPSPSTTPSPSSPTTPTTPAAPDESGSPAPGGSQKPTSPTPTPTQPDGEGETEEPQDPGEGETENPQDPGDGGTEEPQDPGDGGTENPQDPGEGEQPTDPDPTDPGDPTDPEDPGCVPPEEVEEPPAGEQPTEPGEGAEPSEPTDPTDPATGEPTDPATPTDPADPTDPADPEDPNAPVDPEDPDGDGICGVPDGWEEDQGEDGTGEDGAQQDGTPAPETTSQEATATRQED, translated from the coding sequence GTGGTTCGACGGCAGGCGGCCGGCGCGGCCGCCGCGGCGCTGGCCCTCGCCGCGCTGTCCACGTCGAACGCGGACACGCTCAGACCGGACCTCAGCGGTGCCGAGACCTCGTCCACCGGCCAGCCCGGCGCCGAGGCGCTCACCGACGGCCCCCCGCGCCCCTTCCTCACCGAGCTGCCCCCGCTGATCCCGGAGGGCGGGCTGCCCGGCACCGTGCGGCCCGGCGAGACGCCCACCGCCGGCCCGACCGCGCCCGGCGCCACCACCATCACCAGCGGTGGCATCCCGGCGTCCGCGCTGGCGGCCTACCAGCAGGCGGCGCTGACCGTGAACGCCGAGCAGCCGGGCTGCAACCTGGACTGGCAGCTGCTCGCCGCCATCGGCAAGGTGGAGTCCAACCACGCGCGCGGAGGCGCCGTGGACGTCGCCGGAACGACCGCCTCCCCGATCCTCGGTCCGCGCCTGGACGGCAACGGCTTCGCGCTGATCCGGGACACCGACGGCGGCGCCTACGACGGCGACGCCGAACTCGACCGGGCCGTCGGACCGATGCAGTTCATCCCCTCCACCTGGGCCGGCTGGGGCAGCGACGGCAACGGCGACGGCGTGCGGGACCCCAACAACATCCAGGACGCCACCCTGGCGGCCGGACGCTACCTGTGCGCCAACGGGCGGGACCTGGGCACGGCCGAGGGACTGCGGCAGGGCATCCTCTCCTACAACCGGTCCGAGGAGTACCTGAACACCGTTCTGGCCTGGTACGACTACTACCGCGAGGGCGCCACGCCCATCCCGGACGCGGCCGCTGCCGGCGGAGTCCCGTCCGGCGGCCCCACGGGCGGTGCCTCCCCGACGCCGGGCGCCGGCACCACCCCGTCGCCGTCCACCACCCCCAGCCCCAGCAGCCCGACCACGCCCACCACGCCGGCGGCGCCGGACGAGAGCGGCAGCCCCGCGCCGGGCGGCTCCCAGAAGCCCACCTCGCCGACGCCCACCCCGACGCAGCCGGACGGCGAGGGTGAGACGGAGGAGCCGCAGGACCCGGGCGAGGGCGAGACGGAGAACCCGCAGGACCCGGGCGACGGTGGGACGGAGGAGCCGCAGGACCCGGGTGACGGCGGGACCGAGAACCCGCAGGACCCGGGCGAGGGCGAGCAGCCGACCGACCCCGACCCCACCGACCCGGGGGACCCGACCGACCCGGAGGACCCGGGCTGCGTGCCGCCGGAGGAGGTCGAGGAGCCGCCGGCCGGTGAGCAGCCCACCGAGCCCGGTGAGGGCGCCGAACCGAGCGAGCCCACGGATCCGACCGACCCGGCCACGGGAGAACCGACCGACCCGGCCACCCCCACGGATCCCGCCGACCCGACCGACCCCGCCGACCCCGAGGACCCGAACGCGCCCGTCGACCCGGAGGACCCGGACGGCGACGGCATCTGCGGCGTCCCGGACGGCTGGGAGGAGGACCAGGGCGAGGACGGGACCGGCGAGGACGGCGCGCAGCAGGACGGCACGCCCGCCCCCGAGACCACCTCCCAGGAGGCCACCGCCACCCGCCAGGAGGACTGA
- a CDS encoding LysR family transcriptional regulator yields MAVSRTRVEPSVHQLRLLLVLAEELHYGRAAARLFITQPALSRQIRALEERLGVVLVERTSRKVELTPSGAALLPRVRAVVEAVDGLQEAADAHGRSVSGRLVVGTFEAMGGLPLVQAILRDLQYRHPTLTVEVRGVDFVTQTSALYDESVDAVICILPLPAGIQAQPLGQEPQVICVPSSDPLAARESVRMADLAGRELIGLTEEVAQVWRDAWLTRHPDGPDVRYTIHQACDLETVLSAVALGQGLALAPAGCRQFFPRPGIRYVTVTDADPCVIGVAWLARRRDNPAVAALRDVARSVAAAR; encoded by the coding sequence GTGGCCGTTTCGAGGACGCGGGTGGAGCCGAGCGTGCACCAGCTCCGGCTGCTGCTCGTGCTGGCGGAGGAACTCCACTACGGCCGGGCGGCGGCACGGCTGTTCATCACCCAGCCCGCGCTCAGCCGCCAGATCCGCGCGCTGGAGGAGCGGTTGGGCGTGGTGCTGGTGGAGCGGACCAGCCGCAAGGTGGAGCTGACTCCCAGCGGGGCGGCGCTGCTGCCGCGCGTGCGGGCGGTGGTGGAGGCGGTGGACGGCCTCCAGGAGGCGGCGGACGCGCACGGGCGCTCGGTCTCCGGCCGGTTGGTGGTCGGCACCTTCGAGGCCATGGGCGGGCTGCCGCTCGTCCAGGCCATCCTGCGTGACCTGCAGTACCGTCACCCCACCCTCACCGTCGAGGTCCGGGGCGTCGACTTCGTCACCCAGACCAGCGCGCTCTACGACGAATCGGTCGACGCGGTGATCTGCATCCTTCCCTTGCCCGCCGGGATCCAGGCCCAGCCGCTCGGCCAGGAGCCGCAGGTCATCTGCGTGCCCAGCAGCGACCCGCTGGCAGCGCGGGAGTCCGTGCGGATGGCCGACCTGGCCGGACGCGAGCTCATCGGGCTGACCGAGGAGGTGGCGCAGGTCTGGCGGGACGCCTGGCTGACCCGCCACCCCGACGGCCCCGACGTGCGGTACACCATTCACCAGGCCTGCGACCTGGAGACCGTGCTCTCGGCGGTCGCCCTCGGGCAGGGACTGGCCCTCGCCCCCGCCGGTTGCCGCCAGTTCTTCCCCCGCCCCGGCATCCGCTACGTCACCGTCACCGACGCCGATCCCTGCGTCATCGGAGTCGCCTGGCTGGCCCGACGACGCGACAATCCCGCCGTCGCCGCCCTCCGCGACGTGGCCCGCTCGGTCGCCGCCGCGCGGTAG
- a CDS encoding GAP family protein, whose product MAFRRLGWIAVLADVLPLAVTMMLGPQIVAAIVLATSPRAVRGSVAFLAGVVLATVVGVLVGRGLAALLGGAVRLGSPSDGGSLGRVIQLVLVAALVVAAVRTYRGRDTATPPRWLTGLMGAGPGRAFRTGLTVILLMPSDVLIMLTVGVDLELHHAGPGAAWPFLTATALVAALPLLALLALGQRATRRLPGVRNWLESHSWLVTVALCLVFAAVVLTR is encoded by the coding sequence GTGGCGTTTCGACGGCTGGGGTGGATCGCGGTGCTGGCTGACGTTCTTCCGCTGGCCGTCACCATGATGCTCGGCCCGCAGATCGTCGCGGCGATCGTCCTGGCGACGTCCCCGCGCGCGGTCCGGGGGTCCGTCGCCTTCCTCGCGGGCGTCGTCCTGGCCACCGTGGTCGGCGTGCTGGTGGGACGCGGGCTCGCCGCCCTGCTGGGCGGCGCGGTCCGGCTCGGGTCGCCCTCGGACGGGGGCTCGCTCGGCCGGGTGATCCAGCTGGTGCTGGTCGCGGCGCTGGTCGTCGCGGCGGTCAGGACGTACCGCGGACGGGACACCGCGACGCCTCCCCGCTGGCTCACCGGGCTGATGGGAGCCGGTCCCGGGCGGGCCTTCCGCACGGGCCTGACGGTGATCCTGCTGATGCCCTCCGATGTCCTGATCATGCTCACGGTGGGCGTGGACCTGGAGCTCCACCACGCCGGTCCGGGCGCGGCCTGGCCCTTCCTCACGGCGACCGCGCTGGTCGCCGCGCTGCCGCTGCTGGCACTGCTCGCCCTGGGCCAGCGGGCGACCCGGCGGCTGCCCGGCGTCCGGAACTGGCTGGAGTCGCACAGCTGGCTGGTCACCGTCGCCCTCTGCCTGGTCTTCGCCGCAGTCGTCCTGACGCGGTGA
- a CDS encoding GNAT family N-acetyltransferase — protein MEIRDATADDWPAIWPFLRRIVAASDTFSWNPDVSEETARAMWMHQPPGVTVVAVDDDGTVLGTAEIHPNQPAGGPAGHVANAGFMVHPDHAGRGVGRALGEYVIGRARAEGYRAMQFNAVVETNTRAVALWRSLGFEVLATVPEAFHHPDRGYVGLHVMYRKL, from the coding sequence ATGGAAATCAGGGACGCCACCGCAGACGACTGGCCCGCCATCTGGCCCTTCCTGCGCCGCATCGTGGCCGCCAGCGACACCTTCAGCTGGAACCCGGACGTCAGCGAGGAGACGGCCCGCGCGATGTGGATGCACCAACCGCCGGGCGTCACCGTCGTCGCCGTGGACGACGACGGCACCGTGCTCGGCACGGCCGAGATCCATCCCAACCAGCCGGCGGGCGGACCGGCCGGGCACGTCGCCAACGCGGGCTTCATGGTGCACCCCGACCACGCGGGACGGGGCGTCGGGCGGGCGCTGGGCGAGTACGTGATCGGGCGGGCCCGTGCCGAGGGGTATCGCGCGATGCAGTTCAACGCGGTCGTGGAGACCAACACCCGGGCGGTGGCGCTGTGGCGCTCCCTCGGCTTCGAGGTGCTGGCGACCGTGCCGGAGGCCTTCCACCACCCGGACCGGGGCTACGTCGGGCTCCATGTCATGTACCGGAAGCTCTAG